The Taeniopygia guttata chromosome 22, bTaeGut7.mat, whole genome shotgun sequence genome has a window encoding:
- the NEFL gene encoding neurofilament light polypeptide, which produces MPGSLRASPLPPAVPGPLRPSLPAAVSPRPAPSPPSPHINIGVRAVPAAEPCPEPPAAMSSYGYDPFFPSYKRRYADSPRIHVSVRSGGGGFGSARSAYSSLSAPVSSVSVRRSYAASSASGSLLHSVDSLDLSQVAAISNDLKSIRSQERAQLQDLNDRFACFIERVHELEQQNKVLEAELLVLRQKHAEPSRFRALYEQEIRELRLAAEEATSEKQALQGERESLEETLRGLQARYEEEVLSREDAEARLLEVRKGADEAALARAELEKRVDSLLDELAFLKKVHEEELAELQAQIQYAHLSVEMDVSAKPDLSAALRDIRAQYEKLAARNMQNAEEWFRSRFTVLSESAAKNTDAVRAAKDEVSESRRLLKAKTLEIEATRGMNEALEKQLQELEEKQSADISALQDTINKLENELRTTKSEMARYLKEYQDLLNVKMALDIEIAAYRKLLEGEETRLSFTSVGSITSGYSQSGPTFGRSAFSGLQASSYLLTTRSFPTYYSSHVQEEQIEIEETIEAAKAGEAKAAPAEEGEEEEKEEGEEEAGEEAEEEEEGAKEESEEAKEGEEEEGEGEEAAEEGEESQEAAEEAAEEEKEEKEEKEAAGKEESEGKKKA; this is translated from the exons ATGCCGGGATCACTCCGGGCATCTCCCCTCCCGCCGGCGGTGCCCGGACCACTCCGGCCGTCCCTCCCCGCCGCGGTGtcgccgcgccccgccccgtcCCCGCCCTCCCCACACATAAATATCGGGGTGCGGGCGGTGCCCGCCGCAGAGCCGTGTCCGGAGCCCCCCGCAGCCATGAGCTCGTACGGCTACGACCCGTTCTTCCCGTCCTACAAGCGGCGCTACGCGGACAGCCCGCGCATCCATGTGTCGGTgcgcagcggcggcggcggcttcGGCTCGGCGCGCTCCGCGTACTCCAGCCTGTCCGCGCCCGTGTCCTCCGTGTCCGTGCGCCGCAGCTACGCCGCCTCCAGCGCCTCGGGCTCGCTGCTGCACTCGGTGGACAGCCTGGACCTGAGCCAGGTGGCCGCCATCAGCAACGACCTCAAGTCCATCCGCAGCCAGGAGCGAGCGCAGCTGCAGGACCTCAACGACCGCTTCGCCTGTTTCATCGAGCGCGTCCacgagctggagcagcagaacaaggtgctggaggccgagctgctggtgctgcgGCAGAAACACGCCGAGCCCTCCCGCTTCCGCGCCCTGTACGAGCAGGAGATCCGCGAGCTGCGCTTGGCCGCGGAGGAGGCGACGAGCGAGAAGCAGGCGCTGCAGGGCGAGAGGGAGAGCCTGGAGGAGACGCTGCGAGGGCTGCAGGCGCGCTACgaggaggaggtgctgagcCGCGAGGATGCGGAGGCGCGGCTGCTGGAGGTGCGCAAGGGCGCGGACGAGGCGGCGCTGGCGCGGGCGGAGCTGGAGAAGCGGGTGGACAGCCTGCTGGACGAGCTGGCCTTCCTCAAGAAGGTACACGAGGAGGAGCTGGCCGAGCTGCAGGCGCAGATCCAGTACGCGCATCTGTCCGTGGAGATGGACGTGTCGGCCAAGCCCGACCTGTCGGCCGCGCTGCGCGACATCCGCGCGCAGTACGAGAAGCTGGCGGCGCGCAACATGCAGAACGCCGAGGAGTGGTTCCGCAGCCGCTTCACCGTGCTCAGCGAGAGCGCCGCCAAGAACACGGACGCCGTGCGAGCCGCCAAGGACGAGGTGTCCGAGAGCCGCCGCCTGCTCAAAGCCAAGACGCTGGAGATCGAGGCCACCCGCGGCATGAACGAGGCgctggagaagcagctgcaggagctggaagagAAGCAGAGCGCGGATATCTCCGCGCTGCAG GATACAATCAACAAATTGGAGAATGAGCTGAGAACCACAAAGAGTGAGATGGCTCGGTACTTGAAGGAATATCAGGACCTGCTCAATGTGAAAATGGCCCTGGACATCGAAATTGCAGCTTATAG GAAACTGCTGGAAGGGGAAGAGACCCGGCTGAGCTTCACCAGCGTGGGCAGCATCACCAGTGGGTACAGCCAGAGTGGCCCCACCTTTGGCAGGTCGGCCTTCAGTGGCCTCCAGGCCAGCTCCTACCTGCTGACCACCCGCTCCTTCCCCACCTACTACTCCAGCCACGTCCAGGAGGAGCAGATTGAAATCGAGGAAACCATCGAGGCTGCTAAAGCAGGAGAAGCcaaggcagctcctgcagaagagggtgaggaggaggagaaggaggaaggagaggaagaagcaggagaagaggctgaagaagaggaggaag GTGCTAAGGAGGAATcagaagaagccaaagagggtgaggaggaggaaggagaaggggaagaagcagcagaagaagGGGAGGAGTCCCAGGAAGCTGCTGAGGAAGCtgctgaggaggagaaggaggagaaggaagagaaagaagcagcaggaaaggaagagagTGAAGGCAAGAAGAAGGCTTGA